One Gordonia mangrovi genomic region harbors:
- a CDS encoding AMP-dependent synthetase/ligase: MQQYTTPSDLAIEDKATTVDSILRYRAERPTMPLLRRRSGNQWINVTAKQFADEVDAVAKGLIASGVKQGDRVAILSSTRFEWTVLDYAIWRAGATTVAIYETSAPDQVKWILEDSGTSLLFVEAHAHYTRHIRVIEEAPELRETLIIDDHALATVTKRGAKVDTSELDTRHADALATDAATLIYTSGTTGKPKGVVLTHANFLAECAATRNAVGAGMVEGKSTLLFLPLAHVFARVVAVGCIENGVILGHTNDIPNLIEDLGKFKPNYVLSVPRVFEKVYNSAKQKAYDGGKGSIFDRAADTAIEYSKALENGGPGLGLRLKHALFDLLVYGKLRAALGGNCEGAISGGAPLGARLGHFFRGVGIPVYEGYGLSETTAAVTANNEEHQRVGSVGRPIPGVSVAIADDGEVLLQGPVVFGGYWKNEKASADAIVDGWFHTGDIGHLEDGFLYITGRKKELIVTAGGKNVSPAQLEDTIRAHPMVSQCLVVGDNKPFIAALITIDAEAAPGWLERHHLPADTSMSDLATNEKLLAEIDEAVKNANTTVSNAEAIKKFAILDDDFTIESGELTPTMKLKRNVIHDAHKVAIADLYT, translated from the coding sequence ATGCAGCAGTACACAACTCCGTCGGATCTCGCCATCGAGGACAAGGCGACCACCGTCGACAGCATCCTCCGCTACCGGGCGGAGCGGCCGACGATGCCGCTGCTGAGGCGACGTTCGGGCAATCAGTGGATCAACGTCACCGCGAAGCAGTTCGCCGATGAGGTCGACGCGGTGGCCAAGGGGCTGATCGCGTCGGGTGTCAAACAGGGCGACCGCGTCGCGATTCTCTCCTCGACACGTTTCGAGTGGACGGTCCTCGACTACGCCATCTGGCGGGCCGGTGCCACGACGGTGGCGATCTACGAGACGTCGGCACCTGATCAGGTGAAGTGGATTCTCGAGGACTCCGGTACCTCACTGCTGTTCGTCGAGGCGCACGCCCACTACACCCGCCACATCCGGGTCATCGAGGAAGCGCCGGAGCTGCGCGAGACGCTGATCATCGACGACCACGCGTTGGCCACCGTGACCAAGCGCGGCGCCAAGGTCGACACCAGCGAACTCGACACCCGCCACGCCGACGCACTGGCCACCGACGCAGCAACACTGATCTACACCTCGGGCACCACGGGCAAGCCGAAGGGCGTGGTGTTGACCCATGCCAACTTCCTCGCCGAATGTGCGGCCACGCGCAATGCCGTCGGTGCGGGCATGGTCGAGGGCAAATCGACTCTGCTGTTCCTGCCGTTGGCGCATGTGTTCGCCCGCGTCGTCGCGGTCGGCTGTATCGAGAACGGCGTGATCCTCGGGCACACCAACGACATCCCGAACCTCATCGAGGACCTGGGCAAGTTCAAGCCGAACTACGTGCTGTCGGTTCCGCGCGTCTTCGAGAAGGTCTACAACTCCGCCAAGCAGAAAGCCTACGACGGGGGCAAGGGCTCGATCTTCGATCGGGCCGCCGACACCGCCATCGAGTACAGCAAGGCCCTGGAGAACGGTGGCCCCGGCCTGGGCCTCAGGCTCAAGCACGCACTGTTCGACCTGCTCGTGTACGGCAAGTTGCGTGCCGCGCTCGGCGGCAACTGCGAGGGCGCCATCTCCGGCGGAGCCCCGCTCGGCGCCCGGCTCGGACACTTCTTCCGCGGCGTCGGCATCCCGGTCTACGAGGGCTACGGGCTGTCCGAGACGACCGCAGCGGTGACCGCGAACAACGAAGAGCATCAGCGCGTCGGCTCGGTCGGACGACCCATCCCGGGCGTCTCGGTGGCCATCGCCGACGACGGAGAGGTGCTCCTGCAGGGGCCGGTGGTGTTCGGCGGCTACTGGAAGAACGAGAAGGCCAGCGCCGACGCGATCGTCGACGGCTGGTTCCACACCGGCGACATCGGCCATCTCGAGGACGGTTTCCTCTACATCACCGGCCGCAAAAAGGAACTCATCGTCACCGCCGGCGGCAAGAACGTCTCACCGGCACAGCTCGAGGACACCATCCGGGCCCACCCGATGGTCAGTCAGTGCCTCGTCGTGGGTGACAACAAGCCGTTCATCGCGGCGTTGATCACCATCGACGCGGAGGCCGCGCCGGGATGGCTGGAACGCCATCATCTGCCCGCCGACACGTCGATGTCGGATCTCGCGACAAACGAGAAACTCCTGGCCGAGATCGACGAAGCCGTGAAGAACGCCAACACGACGGTGTCCAACGCCGAGGCGATCAAGAAGTTCGCCATCCTGGACGACGATTTCACGATCGAGTCCGGGGAGCTGACGCCGACGATGAAGCTGAAGCGCAACGTGATCCACGACGCACACAAGGTAGCCATCGCGGACCTGTACACCTGA
- a CDS encoding organic hydroperoxide resistance protein encodes MTPIYTAEALATGDGRNGHARTSDGKVDLDLDMPKELGGSGVGTNPEQLFAAGYAACFHSALRLVAGQAGADVTDSSVGARVSLGSTDSGGFQLAVELEVTLPAVAEDAAHQLVNMAHEVCPYSNATRGNIEVNLTVAED; translated from the coding sequence ATGACCCCGATCTACACCGCGGAGGCACTCGCCACCGGAGACGGCCGCAACGGTCACGCACGGACATCGGATGGCAAAGTCGATCTCGACCTGGACATGCCCAAGGAGCTGGGCGGGTCGGGGGTGGGCACCAATCCCGAGCAACTGTTCGCCGCCGGGTATGCGGCGTGTTTCCACAGTGCACTGCGTCTGGTCGCCGGACAGGCCGGCGCCGACGTCACCGACTCCTCGGTCGGTGCACGGGTGTCTCTGGGGTCCACCGATTCCGGCGGATTCCAGCTCGCCGTGGAACTCGAGGTCACCCTCCCGGCCGTCGCCGAGGACGCGGCACACCAGCTGGTGAACATGGCACATGAGGTATGCCCGTATTCGAACGCCACCCGCGGCAACATCGAGGTGAATCTCACCGTCGCCGAGGACTGA
- a CDS encoding rhodanese-like domain-containing protein encodes MSVVNSITAADAREHCEHERAVLVDARPQVMRHQGSLPGAVVVDPADVRERFTPTPSGTFPVVRNPDTEIAVVSVSSQAPVIAEEIAELGYTNVRYVDGGYRALRSHFSQ; translated from the coding sequence GTGTCAGTGGTGAATTCGATAACAGCAGCCGACGCACGGGAGCACTGCGAGCACGAGCGCGCGGTACTCGTGGATGCCCGTCCGCAGGTGATGCGCCACCAGGGAAGTCTGCCCGGGGCAGTGGTGGTGGATCCGGCGGATGTGCGTGAGCGGTTCACGCCCACCCCGTCGGGCACGTTCCCCGTGGTACGCAATCCCGACACCGAGATCGCTGTGGTGTCGGTCAGCTCACAGGCGCCTGTCATCGCCGAGGAGATCGCCGAGCTCGGCTACACCAACGTCCGGTACGTCGACGGCGGCTACCGCGCGCTGCGGTCCCACTTCTCCCAATAG
- a CDS encoding DEAD/DEAH box helicase, with the protein MSGNEDAASADAVGGGVSFDDLDIAPKVRQAIVDVGYETPSPIQAATIPPLMSGRDVVGLAQTGTGKTAAFAIPILSRLDTSARRPQALVLAPTRELALQVAEAFGRYSAHLPEVRVLPIYGGQSYGVQLSGLRRGAQVIVGTPGRVIDHLDKGTLDISELDFLVLDEADEMLTMGFAEDVERILSETPDDKQVALFSATMPSAIRRLAQRYLNDPQEITVKARTATAQNITQRYLQVSHQRKLDALTRFLEVETFDAMIVFVRTKSATEELAEKLRARGFSAVAINGDMVQAQRERTINQLKGGSIDILVATDVAARGLDVDRISHVVNYDIPHDTESYVHRIGRTGRAGRSGNALLFVSPRERHLLRAIERATRSTLTEIGLPSVEDVNAQRVAKFADSITENLSSDHLDLFRKLVEDYAGEHDVALADVAAALALETRDGGFLMAPDPPEGQRPERRERGPRRSDGQFATYRIAVGRRHKVSPGAIVGAIANEGGLTRGDFGNISIRDDFSLVELPENLDNETLASLRHTRIGKNPIDIRRDFGPPRTRGGAKRAQGGQRGGQGRDGYGKRSESWGKRGPRHVAGRGRN; encoded by the coding sequence ATGAGTGGCAACGAGGACGCGGCGAGCGCCGATGCAGTGGGCGGCGGCGTCTCCTTCGACGACCTCGACATCGCGCCGAAGGTCCGCCAGGCGATCGTCGACGTCGGCTATGAGACGCCGTCACCGATCCAGGCGGCCACGATCCCGCCCCTGATGAGTGGCCGCGACGTGGTGGGCCTCGCCCAGACGGGTACCGGTAAGACCGCCGCCTTCGCCATCCCGATCCTGTCGCGGTTGGACACCTCCGCACGCCGGCCGCAGGCGCTGGTTCTCGCGCCCACCCGTGAGCTGGCACTACAGGTCGCCGAGGCGTTCGGCCGCTACTCCGCGCATCTGCCCGAGGTGCGGGTTCTGCCGATCTACGGCGGGCAGAGCTACGGCGTCCAGTTGTCCGGTTTGCGGCGCGGGGCGCAGGTCATCGTGGGTACACCCGGCCGCGTGATCGACCATCTCGACAAGGGCACCCTCGACATCTCTGAACTCGACTTCCTCGTGCTCGACGAGGCCGATGAGATGCTGACCATGGGTTTCGCCGAGGATGTGGAACGCATCCTGTCGGAGACGCCCGACGACAAGCAGGTGGCGCTGTTCTCGGCCACCATGCCCAGCGCCATCCGTCGTCTGGCGCAGCGCTACCTGAACGACCCGCAGGAGATCACGGTCAAGGCGCGGACCGCGACGGCGCAGAACATCACCCAGCGGTATCTGCAGGTCTCCCACCAGCGCAAGCTGGATGCCCTGACCCGATTTCTCGAGGTCGAGACCTTCGACGCGATGATCGTCTTCGTCCGCACGAAGTCGGCCACGGAGGAACTCGCGGAGAAGCTGCGGGCGCGTGGGTTCTCGGCGGTCGCCATCAACGGCGATATGGTGCAGGCGCAGCGTGAACGCACCATCAATCAGCTCAAGGGCGGCAGCATCGACATCCTGGTGGCGACCGATGTGGCCGCTCGTGGACTCGATGTCGACCGGATCTCGCACGTCGTCAACTACGACATCCCGCACGACACCGAGTCCTACGTGCACCGGATCGGCCGCACCGGTCGCGCCGGCCGCTCCGGTAACGCGCTGCTGTTCGTCTCTCCGCGTGAGCGGCACCTCCTGCGCGCCATCGAACGCGCGACCCGCTCGACGCTGACGGAGATCGGGCTGCCGAGCGTCGAGGACGTGAACGCACAGCGGGTGGCGAAGTTCGCCGACTCGATCACCGAGAATCTGTCGTCGGACCATCTCGATCTGTTCCGCAAGTTGGTGGAGGACTACGCCGGCGAGCACGATGTCGCGCTGGCGGACGTGGCCGCCGCGCTGGCACTCGAGACGCGCGATGGGGGGTTCCTGATGGCTCCGGACCCACCCGAGGGGCAGCGTCCGGAGCGCCGCGAGCGCGGCCCGCGCCGATCCGACGGGCAATTCGCCACGTACCGCATCGCGGTGGGACGCCGGCACAAGGTCTCGCCGGGCGCGATCGTCGGCGCGATCGCCAATGAGGGAGGCCTCACGCGCGGCGACTTCGGGAACATCAGCATCCGGGACGACTTCTCGCTGGTGGAGCTGCCGGAGAACCTCGACAACGAGACCCTGGCCTCCCTGCGGCACACCAGGATCGGCAAGAACCCCATCGACATCCGTCGTGACTTCGGGCCGCCCCGCACGCGCGGCGGTGCCAAACGCGCCCAGGGCGGCCAGCGTGGTGGCCAAGGCCGCGACGGATACGGCAAGCGGTCCGAGAGCTGGGGCAAACGCGGACCCCGCCACGTCGCAGGTCGAGGGCGAAACTGA
- a CDS encoding MarR family winged helix-turn-helix transcriptional regulator, giving the protein MTDIRLDEQLCFALYSASRAVIAAQRPGLAELGLTYPQYLAMLVLWEEDEITVSRLCRRLQLDSGTVSPLLRRLETLGYLTRRRSSSDERSVTVALTPEGVALGARADCVYDSLTAAIAETSEHQRDDEFTFDIDDLTQLRSTLHHLTDELRRHLDEPTKGRTT; this is encoded by the coding sequence GTGACCGATATCCGACTCGACGAGCAACTGTGCTTCGCGCTCTACTCCGCGTCTCGTGCCGTGATCGCGGCGCAACGGCCAGGGCTCGCCGAACTGGGTCTCACCTACCCGCAGTACCTGGCGATGCTGGTGCTGTGGGAGGAGGACGAGATCACCGTGTCCCGGTTGTGCCGTCGACTGCAGTTGGATTCCGGGACCGTCTCCCCGCTGCTCCGCAGGCTCGAGACACTCGGATACCTGACCCGTCGCCGGTCGTCGTCGGACGAGCGTTCGGTCACCGTCGCCCTCACCCCCGAGGGCGTCGCGCTCGGAGCCCGCGCGGATTGCGTCTACGACTCGCTGACCGCGGCCATCGCGGAGACATCCGAGCACCAGCGAGACGACGAATTCACCTTTGACATAGACGATCTCACCCAACTGCGCTCGACCCTGCACCACCTCACCGACGAGCTCCGTCGACATCTCGACGAACCCACGAAAGGACGCACCACATGA
- the opgC gene encoding OpgC domain-containing protein yields MNRDLAIDATRGLAIWSMISLHFAAGTRIAAPTHVYPYVDGMSAFVLLSGLVLGLVYRRWIERHSLDFAYRRLTRRIVVLYLCQLTIALTAVAAGMAGHRWLTLLLPVDDWWHGLELAITMRYLPSGGNILLLYMLLMASAYLLFPLLMRNRWQLILTGSVLAYAISLMWSPDWFYVTSFTAGHRIQNWAAWQIMFVPAVIVGWKWRDWDVAGFVDRHLAPIVMVAVGFAVVLHLGVDTGPWIRFEPALADKLDFRPARAVGAWLAVPAVYGVFRLLLRHWHRNWLRPLVMTGTRSLDSYVLQALALVIAPIHIAHRPWNTATSLCVVVLVFGMCWAWAEFRQEFGIDKLHRLPTVVRDRLSTARKPAAPIEIPEVSRPATVTPDP; encoded by the coding sequence ATGAATCGAGATCTCGCCATCGACGCGACGCGGGGGCTCGCGATCTGGAGCATGATCTCGCTACATTTCGCCGCCGGTACGCGTATCGCCGCGCCCACCCACGTCTACCCGTACGTCGACGGGATGTCGGCGTTCGTCCTGTTGTCCGGCCTCGTTCTGGGCCTGGTCTATCGGCGGTGGATCGAGCGGCACTCGTTGGATTTCGCCTACCGACGCCTCACGCGGCGGATCGTGGTGCTCTATCTGTGTCAGTTGACGATCGCGCTCACCGCGGTCGCTGCGGGGATGGCGGGTCATCGATGGCTCACCCTGCTGTTGCCGGTCGATGATTGGTGGCACGGGCTGGAACTCGCGATCACCATGCGATATCTGCCCAGCGGCGGCAACATCCTGCTGCTGTACATGCTGCTGATGGCATCGGCCTATCTGCTGTTCCCGCTGCTGATGCGCAACCGGTGGCAGCTCATCCTCACCGGTTCGGTTCTCGCATACGCCATCTCGCTGATGTGGTCACCGGACTGGTTCTACGTCACCTCGTTCACGGCCGGACACCGCATTCAGAACTGGGCGGCCTGGCAGATCATGTTCGTCCCGGCGGTCATCGTCGGCTGGAAGTGGCGCGACTGGGATGTCGCGGGTTTCGTCGACCGCCATCTCGCACCGATCGTCATGGTGGCCGTGGGGTTCGCCGTCGTTCTCCATCTCGGCGTGGATACCGGACCATGGATCAGGTTCGAACCCGCGCTCGCCGACAAACTCGACTTCCGCCCTGCGCGCGCCGTCGGTGCATGGCTGGCGGTGCCGGCGGTCTACGGCGTCTTCCGGCTCCTGCTGCGCCACTGGCACCGGAACTGGTTGCGTCCACTGGTGATGACCGGCACGCGCAGTCTGGATTCCTATGTCCTGCAGGCGCTCGCGCTGGTCATTGCGCCCATCCACATAGCCCACCGACCATGGAACACCGCCACCTCGCTGTGCGTCGTGGTTCTGGTGTTCGGGATGTGCTGGGCCTGGGCGGAGTTCCGCCAGGAGTTCGGTATCGACAAACTCCACCGGCTACCGACGGTGGTTCGGGATCGGCTGTCGACAGCCCGAAAACCGGCAGCGCCCATCGAAATCCCGGAGGTGAGCCGGCCGGCGACTGTCACCCCCGATCCCTGA
- a CDS encoding LacI family DNA-binding transcriptional regulator yields MSENEAGIDLVGNRRPATIRDVAAHAGVSKSVVSRVLRDEPNVSAERRARVRDAMAELGYRPNTIARGLSESRSGTVGVVINDLRNPWYVSLLEGLATTFDAVDIAPLLVDSRLDHQVGRDTVETLLSRQVDGLVVVGTTDARVDVERAAQSIPVVLAGTLEPDLPTVDIAVDDDRVGARLATEHLLALGHRRLGHIQGPGMVGRLRREGFEETIAAAGAADKCVVEYGGTTEEGGYAATVRLLDSSLPPSAILAFNDMASLGAMSAADDRGLSIPRDLSLIGYDDTQLASLRHISLTSVDNGNFTVGAQAAKFLLRRMGRLDAPQQIYRHTPQLVVRRTTAEPR; encoded by the coding sequence GTGAGTGAGAACGAAGCGGGGATCGACCTCGTCGGCAACCGGCGACCGGCGACGATCCGGGATGTCGCCGCTCATGCGGGGGTGTCGAAGTCAGTGGTGTCACGCGTGCTGCGCGATGAGCCGAATGTCAGTGCGGAGCGGCGGGCGCGGGTCCGCGACGCGATGGCCGAACTCGGGTACCGGCCCAACACCATCGCCCGCGGACTGTCGGAGTCGCGTAGTGGCACGGTCGGCGTGGTCATCAACGATTTGCGTAACCCGTGGTACGTGAGTCTTCTCGAGGGCTTGGCAACGACCTTCGACGCCGTCGACATCGCGCCGTTGCTGGTCGACAGTCGTCTGGACCACCAGGTCGGCCGCGACACCGTGGAGACGCTGCTGTCGCGGCAGGTCGACGGGCTGGTCGTGGTCGGCACCACCGACGCGCGCGTCGACGTGGAGCGTGCGGCGCAATCGATCCCGGTGGTGCTGGCGGGCACGCTGGAGCCCGACCTGCCGACCGTGGACATCGCGGTCGACGACGATCGGGTCGGTGCGCGCCTGGCGACCGAACATCTGCTGGCACTGGGACATCGCCGGCTGGGCCACATCCAGGGGCCCGGAATGGTCGGCCGGCTGCGCCGCGAAGGCTTCGAGGAGACGATCGCCGCGGCGGGTGCTGCCGACAAGTGCGTTGTGGAATACGGCGGGACCACCGAGGAGGGGGGATATGCGGCAACGGTTCGCCTACTCGACTCGTCGCTGCCGCCGTCGGCGATCCTGGCGTTCAATGACATGGCCTCGCTGGGGGCGATGTCGGCCGCCGACGATCGCGGATTGTCGATACCGCGCGATCTGTCGTTGATCGGCTACGACGACACGCAATTGGCCAGTTTGCGGCACATCTCGTTGACCTCGGTGGACAACGGCAACTTCACGGTCGGCGCGCAAGCGGCGAAGTTCTTGCTGCGGCGGATGGGTCGGCTCGACGCGCCGCAGCAGATCTATCGGCACACACCGCAACTGGTGGTGCGACGGACCACGGCCGAGCCGCGGTGA
- a CDS encoding DoxX family protein, which translates to MTSLLPSDEPTSRRVARLALGTILTTAGIGHLTFQRKEFQAQVPDFVPVDPDLTVVGSGVAEIALGTGLIALPKHRRTIGTVAAAFFVAVFPGNIHQYRNKIDAFGLDTDRKRFIRLFGQPALVAAAWHARG; encoded by the coding sequence ATGACCTCCCTCCTGCCGAGCGATGAACCGACATCGCGGCGAGTCGCCCGCCTGGCTCTGGGTACCATCCTGACCACCGCGGGCATTGGACATCTCACGTTCCAGCGCAAGGAATTCCAGGCGCAGGTACCCGATTTCGTTCCCGTCGACCCAGATCTGACGGTCGTCGGCTCCGGGGTTGCCGAGATCGCGCTGGGCACCGGCCTGATCGCGCTCCCGAAGCACCGCCGGACGATCGGCACCGTCGCGGCCGCATTCTTCGTCGCTGTGTTCCCCGGGAACATCCATCAGTACCGCAACAAGATCGATGCCTTCGGGCTGGACACCGATCGCAAGCGATTCATCCGCTTGTTCGGCCAGCCCGCCCTGGTCGCCGCCGCCTGGCACGCTCGCGGCTGA
- a CDS encoding DUF7782 domain-containing protein yields MTGPHPLVDHAVVDRLGQDLRAAGYTSDGVGELIGASANEALGRGVWWPALAVTRAAADHGASLATIVRLFLLGADEPADVVAQAFPSVRPEALVDAGVLTVGADGSVRAALDIRPHADDVREYLVVSDQDSAMRAGPVATDHVLGIGGASVSLARAVIRTPARRALDIGTGCGIQALHLDNHCDEIVATDTNPRALALAAATARLNQMSWDLRAGSLFEPVAGERFDLIVSNPPFVVGAGGQDYIYRDSGIAGDGLCADLIRQIPDHLNPGGTAQILANWVVPHDTDWRDRVRGWLAGTGLDAWVVQREFADPITYISLWLSDAGESAQQAADRGARWLDWFAANGIDGIGMGSITLRRRSRDGGEPDQTIEEITGAGEEVTGVEAEAFFARRHYLRDISDERLLATRLSTSPVFLEEQSLPGSEGWQQVSATVRRPGGPGAVLAVDEVSRALLAGCRGQVPLGALLELLAGFHGVEPDALAAAALPVVREAIGRGILYEAT; encoded by the coding sequence ATGACCGGGCCACACCCACTGGTCGACCACGCCGTCGTCGATCGTCTCGGTCAGGACCTGCGGGCCGCCGGCTACACATCCGATGGCGTCGGTGAACTGATCGGCGCATCCGCCAACGAGGCACTGGGCCGCGGCGTCTGGTGGCCGGCACTTGCCGTCACCCGGGCGGCCGCCGACCACGGCGCATCGCTGGCCACCATCGTCCGGCTGTTCCTGCTCGGTGCCGACGAACCTGCCGATGTTGTGGCACAGGCCTTTCCGTCGGTGCGTCCCGAGGCGCTCGTCGACGCCGGTGTGTTGACGGTCGGCGCCGACGGTTCCGTGCGCGCCGCTCTGGACATCCGCCCCCACGCCGACGATGTCCGCGAATACCTGGTGGTGTCCGATCAGGACTCCGCCATGCGCGCCGGTCCGGTCGCAACCGATCATGTCCTCGGGATCGGCGGAGCGTCGGTGTCGTTGGCACGGGCGGTGATCCGCACGCCGGCGCGCCGCGCGCTCGACATCGGCACAGGCTGCGGCATCCAGGCGCTGCATCTGGACAACCACTGTGACGAGATCGTGGCGACCGACACCAACCCGCGGGCTCTCGCGTTGGCCGCGGCGACCGCGCGTCTGAATCAGATGAGCTGGGATCTGCGTGCAGGCAGCCTGTTCGAGCCGGTGGCGGGGGAGCGGTTCGACCTCATCGTCTCCAACCCGCCGTTCGTGGTGGGTGCCGGAGGGCAGGACTACATCTACCGCGATTCGGGGATTGCCGGAGATGGGCTGTGTGCGGACTTGATCCGTCAGATTCCCGATCACCTGAATCCGGGTGGGACCGCACAGATCCTGGCCAACTGGGTCGTGCCGCACGATACCGACTGGCGCGATCGGGTGCGCGGCTGGCTGGCCGGCACCGGCCTGGATGCCTGGGTGGTACAACGCGAGTTCGCCGATCCCATCACCTACATCTCGTTATGGCTCTCGGACGCCGGGGAATCGGCACAGCAGGCGGCCGACCGGGGTGCGCGATGGTTGGACTGGTTCGCGGCCAACGGTATCGACGGAATCGGCATGGGCTCGATCACGTTGCGCAGGCGCTCCCGGGACGGCGGTGAGCCCGATCAGACGATCGAGGAGATCACCGGCGCCGGCGAGGAGGTGACGGGCGTCGAGGCCGAGGCCTTTTTTGCCCGCCGTCACTACTTGCGCGACATCTCCGACGAACGGTTGCTCGCCACTCGGTTGTCGACCTCGCCGGTGTTTCTGGAGGAACAGTCGTTACCCGGGAGCGAGGGGTGGCAACAGGTCTCGGCGACGGTGCGACGCCCGGGCGGTCCGGGTGCGGTCCTCGCGGTGGATGAGGTCTCGCGGGCGTTGCTGGCCGGGTGCCGGGGACAGGTGCCGCTGGGCGCGCTGCTCGAACTGCTGGCAGGCTTCCACGGAGTGGAGCCCGATGCCCTCGCCGCAGCCGCTCTGCCGGTGGTTCGCGAAGCCATCGGTCGGGGGATTCTCTACGAGGCGACCTGA